A window of Amycolatopsis australiensis contains these coding sequences:
- the ilvD gene encoding dihydroxy-acid dehydratase, translating into MPPLRSRTTTHGRNAAGARSLWRATGMTDSDFGKPIVAIANSYTQFVPGHVHLKDLGEIVAGAVKEAGGVAREFHTIAVDDGIAMGHSGMLYSLPSREIIADSVEYMVNAHQADALVCISNCDKITPGMLNAAMRLNIPVVFVSGGPMEAGKAVVLDGVAHPSSDLITTIAASANAAVDEDGLAAIERSACPTCGSCSGMFTANSMNCLTEALGLSLPGNGSTLATHAARRALFEEAGRTVVELCRRWYEQDDESVLPRSIASKAAFENAMALDMAMGGSTNTVLHILAAAQEGEVDFTIADIDAIGRRVPCLSKVAPNSDYHMEDVHRAGGIPAILGELYRGGLLNTDVWSVHSPDLESWLAEWDIRAESPSPAAVELFHAAPGGVRTTEAFSTSNRWSSLDTDAANGCIRDVEHAYTKDGGLAILRGNLAENGAVIKAAGIDEDLWHFEGPARVLESQEEAVSAILKKEIQPGEVLVIRYEGPAGGPGMQEMLHPTAFLKGSGLGKKCALITDGRFSGGSSGISVGHISPEAAAGGLIGLVENGDRILLDVHERRLELLVDESVLAERRAKMEASERPWQPKDRQRPVTAALRAYARMATSADTGAVRDVTK; encoded by the coding sequence GTGCCGCCTCTCCGTTCCCGGACCACCACCCACGGCCGCAACGCCGCGGGCGCGCGCTCGCTCTGGCGCGCCACCGGCATGACCGACAGCGACTTCGGCAAGCCGATCGTGGCGATCGCCAACTCCTACACGCAGTTCGTGCCCGGGCACGTGCACCTCAAGGACCTCGGCGAGATCGTCGCCGGCGCGGTCAAGGAAGCCGGCGGCGTCGCGCGCGAGTTCCACACCATCGCCGTCGACGACGGTATCGCCATGGGCCACTCCGGCATGCTCTACTCGCTGCCTTCGCGCGAGATCATCGCCGACTCGGTCGAGTACATGGTCAACGCGCACCAGGCCGACGCGCTGGTGTGCATCTCCAACTGCGACAAGATCACCCCGGGCATGCTCAACGCGGCGATGCGGCTGAACATCCCGGTGGTGTTCGTCTCCGGCGGGCCGATGGAGGCGGGCAAGGCGGTCGTCCTCGACGGCGTCGCGCACCCGTCGTCGGACCTGATCACCACGATCGCGGCGTCGGCGAACGCGGCGGTGGACGAGGACGGCCTCGCGGCCATCGAGCGATCCGCCTGCCCGACCTGCGGTTCCTGCTCCGGCATGTTCACCGCGAACTCGATGAACTGCCTGACCGAAGCACTGGGCCTTTCCCTGCCGGGCAACGGCTCCACGCTGGCGACGCACGCCGCGCGCCGGGCGCTGTTCGAGGAGGCCGGGCGCACGGTCGTCGAGCTGTGCCGCCGCTGGTACGAGCAGGACGACGAGTCGGTCCTGCCGCGCTCGATCGCGTCGAAGGCGGCGTTCGAGAACGCGATGGCGCTCGACATGGCGATGGGCGGCTCGACGAACACCGTGCTGCACATCCTCGCCGCCGCGCAGGAGGGCGAGGTCGACTTCACGATCGCCGACATCGACGCGATCGGCAGGCGTGTGCCGTGCCTGTCGAAGGTGGCGCCGAACTCCGACTACCACATGGAGGACGTCCACCGCGCCGGCGGCATCCCGGCGATCCTCGGCGAGCTGTACCGCGGCGGGCTGCTGAACACCGACGTGTGGTCGGTGCACTCCCCCGACCTCGAGTCGTGGCTGGCCGAGTGGGACATCCGGGCCGAGTCGCCCTCCCCCGCCGCGGTCGAGCTGTTCCACGCGGCGCCGGGCGGGGTCCGCACGACCGAGGCGTTCTCGACGTCGAACCGCTGGTCGTCGCTGGACACGGACGCGGCGAACGGCTGCATCCGCGACGTCGAGCACGCGTACACGAAGGACGGCGGCCTGGCGATCCTGCGCGGCAACCTCGCCGAGAACGGCGCGGTGATCAAGGCGGCGGGGATCGACGAGGACCTGTGGCACTTCGAAGGCCCGGCGCGGGTGCTGGAGAGCCAGGAGGAAGCCGTTTCGGCGATCCTGAAGAAGGAGATCCAGCCGGGCGAGGTGCTGGTGATCCGCTACGAGGGCCCGGCGGGCGGCCCCGGCATGCAGGAGATGCTGCACCCGACGGCGTTCCTGAAGGGATCCGGCCTCGGCAAGAAGTGCGCCCTGATCACCGACGGCCGCTTCTCGGGCGGCTCGTCGGGAATCTCCGTCGGCCACATCTCGCCGGAGGCGGCCGCGGGCGGCCTGATCGGCCTGGTGGAGAACGGCGACCGCATTCTGCTGGACGTCCACGAGCGGCGCCTGGAGCTGCTGGTGGACGAGTCGGTGCTGGCGGAGCGCCGCGCGAAGATGGAGGCGTCCGAGCGGCCGTGGCAGCCGAAGGACCGCCAGCGCCCGGTGACAGCGGCCCTGCGCGCGTACGCCCGCATGGCTACGTCGGCGGACACGGGCGCGGTCCGCGACGTCACCAAGTAA
- a CDS encoding DoxX family protein yields MSSGDDFSQQPTSLLSGVEDDGADDTPRQGGLGFGLLILRLVLGVTMGAHGLQHLFGLFGGPGIGGFARVLETFGYHKQTTLLSWLTGITEVGGGLLVIVGLFTPLAAAGLLGVAANAVYAKFHGGFFEGQGQGFEFELLLAASALSLVFTGAGPVSLERNTPWRKRPLPLGLVSLLLAAAAAVVVIVLTR; encoded by the coding sequence GTGAGCAGTGGAGACGACTTTTCGCAGCAGCCCACCAGCCTTCTCTCGGGTGTCGAGGACGACGGGGCGGACGACACCCCGCGGCAGGGCGGGCTCGGCTTCGGGCTGCTGATCCTGCGGCTGGTGCTCGGTGTCACCATGGGCGCGCACGGCCTGCAGCACCTGTTCGGCCTGTTCGGCGGGCCGGGCATCGGCGGGTTCGCGCGGGTGCTGGAGACGTTCGGCTACCACAAGCAGACGACGCTGCTGTCGTGGCTCACCGGCATCACCGAAGTGGGTGGCGGACTGCTGGTGATCGTCGGGCTGTTCACGCCGCTGGCCGCGGCGGGCCTGCTCGGTGTCGCGGCGAACGCCGTGTACGCGAAGTTCCACGGCGGCTTCTTCGAAGGCCAGGGCCAGGGCTTCGAGTTCGAGCTGCTGCTGGCGGCTTCGGCGTTGAGCCTGGTCTTCACCGGCGCCGGGCCGGTTTCGCTGGAGCGGAACACGCCGTGGCGGAAGCGGCCGTTGCCGCTGGGGCTCGTGTCGCTGCTGCTGGCCGCCGCGGCCGCCGTGGTGGTCATCGTCTTGACGCGGTGA
- a CDS encoding NAD(P)-dependent oxidoreductase, translated as MTLTVLVPDDEGMTVLAEVPRVLPVRYQWGEPVPPEAAKAEVLIPGKHPPGEQLWRTLPNLKLIQLLSAGAEDWVGKVPDGVLLSTCRGAHGGSTAEWVVAVLLSMYRKLDVFAAAQREGRWERQSADTLQGKRVLIIGAGDLGRHLRRRLEPFDARCTMVAMTAREGVHGVRELPSLLGLHDVVVLMVPLTSRTRGMVDAAFLAEMRDGAVLVNVARGAVVDTGALVAELATGRLRAALDVTDPEPPPPGHPLWTAPGLVLTPHVGGAVRGVRGRSYAVAAAEIARYAGGELPDNLVHGEY; from the coding sequence ATGACGCTGACCGTGCTGGTGCCCGACGACGAGGGCATGACCGTGCTCGCCGAGGTGCCACGGGTCCTGCCCGTGCGCTACCAGTGGGGCGAGCCGGTGCCGCCCGAGGCCGCGAAGGCCGAGGTGCTGATCCCGGGGAAGCACCCGCCGGGTGAGCAGCTGTGGCGCACGCTGCCCAACCTGAAGCTGATCCAGCTGCTGTCCGCCGGCGCCGAGGACTGGGTCGGCAAGGTGCCCGACGGCGTCCTGCTGTCCACCTGCCGCGGCGCGCACGGCGGCAGCACCGCCGAGTGGGTCGTCGCCGTGCTGCTGTCGATGTACCGCAAGCTGGACGTCTTCGCCGCGGCCCAGCGGGAAGGGCGGTGGGAGCGGCAGAGCGCCGACACGCTGCAGGGCAAGCGCGTGCTGATCATCGGCGCCGGCGACCTGGGCCGGCACCTGCGGCGCCGGCTCGAGCCGTTCGACGCGCGATGCACCATGGTCGCGATGACCGCGCGGGAGGGCGTGCACGGCGTCCGCGAGCTGCCTTCGCTGCTCGGGCTGCACGACGTCGTCGTGCTCATGGTGCCGCTGACCTCGCGCACGCGCGGGATGGTCGACGCGGCGTTCCTGGCCGAGATGCGGGACGGCGCGGTGCTGGTCAACGTCGCGCGCGGCGCCGTCGTGGACACCGGCGCCCTGGTCGCCGAGCTGGCCACGGGACGGCTGCGAGCGGCCCTCGACGTCACCGACCCCGAACCGCCGCCGCCCGGGCACCCGCTGTGGACGGCGCCGGGCCTGGTGCTGACCCCGCACGTCGGCGGGGCCGTGCGCGGGGTGCGAGGGCGGTCGTACGCCGTCGCCGCGGCCGAGATCGCGCGGTACGCGGGCGGCGAGTTGCCGGACAACCTCGTCCACGGCGAGTACTGA
- a CDS encoding PQQ-dependent sugar dehydrogenase yields MRTRYRSALLAILACGVLLPAGCARFDDTAAGQTFSPAPVPSPESPPEVQGPGADSGGGDHQVQPGQATPVPPPQGCKDFNPAVIGTCLDTVAAVAGLPGDGATPSALAGERKSGRVLLATAGKDATDFAKLDVQAAGDGGLTGLALSPSYVEDQLVFAYVTTATDNRVVRFAKGQPAKPVLTGIPKGATGNRGTISADNRGALLVATGDGGNPNAATDPGSLAGKVLRIDTSGKAAAGNPNGSLVVAAGLHAPGGLCASADGGRVWVTDRLPDKDALYRVQAGQPLTTPAWTWPDKPGVAGCADFVEANGSVLVGTSLAGNLQNLPVTAEGAVSGKPTVSLDGKTGKPPETFGRLAGMSMINPQLAVAGTVNKDGGTPVSSDDRVVLITPATSGGGNGKD; encoded by the coding sequence ATGCGCACTCGGTACCGGTCGGCCCTGCTGGCCATCCTGGCCTGCGGCGTCCTGCTGCCGGCCGGCTGCGCGCGGTTCGACGACACCGCGGCGGGCCAGACGTTCAGCCCCGCGCCCGTGCCCAGCCCCGAGTCGCCGCCCGAGGTCCAGGGCCCCGGCGCGGACTCCGGCGGCGGCGACCACCAGGTGCAGCCCGGACAGGCCACGCCGGTGCCGCCGCCGCAGGGCTGCAAGGACTTCAACCCGGCGGTCATCGGGACCTGCCTGGACACCGTCGCCGCCGTCGCCGGCCTGCCGGGTGACGGCGCCACGCCGAGCGCGCTGGCCGGCGAGCGCAAGAGCGGCCGGGTCCTGCTCGCGACGGCGGGCAAGGACGCCACCGACTTCGCGAAACTCGACGTCCAGGCGGCCGGCGACGGCGGGCTGACCGGGCTCGCGCTCTCGCCGTCGTACGTCGAGGACCAGCTGGTGTTCGCCTACGTCACGACGGCGACGGACAACCGCGTGGTGCGGTTCGCGAAGGGCCAGCCCGCGAAGCCGGTGCTGACCGGCATCCCGAAGGGCGCGACGGGCAACCGCGGCACGATCAGCGCGGACAACCGCGGCGCGCTGCTCGTCGCGACCGGCGACGGCGGCAACCCGAACGCCGCCACCGACCCGGGTTCCCTGGCCGGCAAGGTGCTGCGGATCGACACGTCCGGCAAGGCCGCGGCGGGCAACCCGAACGGCTCGCTGGTGGTGGCGGCGGGCCTGCACGCACCCGGCGGCCTGTGCGCGTCGGCCGACGGCGGCCGCGTCTGGGTCACCGACCGGCTGCCGGACAAGGACGCCCTCTACCGCGTGCAGGCCGGCCAGCCGCTGACGACGCCGGCGTGGACGTGGCCGGACAAGCCGGGTGTCGCGGGCTGCGCGGACTTCGTCGAAGCGAACGGCTCGGTCTTGGTCGGCACGTCGCTGGCCGGGAACCTGCAGAACCTGCCGGTGACGGCGGAAGGCGCCGTCAGCGGGAAGCCGACGGTGAGCCTCGACGGCAAGACGGGCAAGCCGCCGGAGACGTTCGGCCGCCTCGCCGGGATGAGCATGATCAACCCGCAGCTGGCGGTGGCGGGCACGGTCAACAAGGACGGCGGCACGCCGGTCTCGAGCGACGACCGCGTCGTGCTGATCACCCCGGCCACATCCGGCGGCGGAAACGGCAAGGACTGA